In Candidatus Angelobacter sp., a genomic segment contains:
- a CDS encoding type II secretion system protein, translating into MIKPATTKAGHRRVNHRCFPRGFTLIELLVVIAVIGILAGLLLPALSKAKAQAQTIQCLNNMKQLELAWHLYADDHEDRITPNYPGQDAGKYTGMASWV; encoded by the coding sequence ATGATAAAGCCAGCGACAACAAAGGCCGGACACCGGCGGGTAAATCACCGTTGTTTCCCCCGGGGCTTTACCTTGATTGAATTGCTCGTCGTTATCGCAGTGATTGGGATACTGGCGGGCTTGCTCCTGCCGGCGCTGTCGAAAGCAAAAGCTCAGGCTCAGACGATCCAATGCCTGAATAACATGAAGCAACTTGAGCTTGCGTGGCACTTGTATGCGGATGATCACGAAGATCGGATTACGCCAAACTACCCGGGTCAGGATGCGGGCAAATACACCGGCATGGCGAGTTGGGTG